Proteins encoded in a region of the Coffea eugenioides isolate CCC68of chromosome 4, Ceug_1.0, whole genome shotgun sequence genome:
- the LOC113768292 gene encoding probable galacturonosyltransferase-like 6 has product MLAIVKVANLVTISIGIILFCPSFQSSPPAEAIRSTSFSIISQKNSVPHLQFSYRKSVPFNNGENNKCLSSTFSSNSLMMINHGHHPMQVAVCNPSLIHLVMTLDTQFLRGTVAAVNSILQNAFCPQNIFFHFIHSDSDHHLQTLIRDIFPSLNFKAYYFNPETVQNKISSTIRETLEQPLNYARNYLAHLLEPCVERVIYLDSDVVLVDDISKLWRTSLGSATLGSPEYCHANFTKYFTPNFWSQKKFSRVFSGRKPCYFNTGVMVIDLVKWRKFKYTKMIERWMEIQRNQRIYDLGSLPPFLLVFAGEIAPIDHRWNQHGLGGDNLSGNCRQLHPGPVSLLHWSGKGKPWIRLDSGKPCPLDIIWSQYDLYGQSL; this is encoded by the exons ATGTTGGCAATCGTCAAGGTTGCCAATTTAGTGACCATTTCAATCGGGATCATCCTATTTTGTCCATCTTTTCAATCATCTCCTCCTGCAGAAGCCATAAGATCAACctcattttcaatcatttccCAGAAAAATTCAGTTCCCCACCTGCAGTTTTCCTACAGGAAGTCGGTGCCATTCAACAACGGAGAAAACAACAAATGCTTGTCTTCCACTTTCAGCAGCAATTCTTTGATGATGATCAATCATGGCCATCATCCCATGCAAGTGGCAGTATGCAATCCTTCTCTTATTCATTTAGTAATGACTCTTGATACTCAATTCCTCCGTGGCACAGTTGCTGCTGTTAATTCCATTCTGCAGAATGCTTTCTGCCCACAAAacatttttttccatttcataCATTCGGATTCTGATCATCATCTTCAAACCcttattagagatatttttccATCCTTGAATTTCAAGGCATACTATTTTAACCCTGAAACGGTACAGAACAAGATATCATCCACTATAAGAGAAACTCTTGAACAGCCACTGAATTATGCAAGAAATTACTTGGCTCATCTTCTTGAGCCTTGTGTGGAAAGAGTCATATATCTTGACTCTGATGTAGTTTTGGTTGATGATATATCAAAACTATGGAGGACAAGTCTTGGATCAGCAACTTTGGGATCACCTGAATATTGCCATGCAAACTTCACAAAGTATTTCACTCCCAACTTCTGGTCACAGAAGAAATTCTCCAGAGTCTTCTCTGGCCGGAAACCCTGTTACTTCAATACAG GTGTAATGGTGATTGACTTGGTCAAGTGGAGAAAGTTTAAATACACAAAGATGATTGAAAGATGGATGGAGATTCAAAGAAATCAGAGAATCTATGATCTTGGATCATtgcctccatttcttttggTATTTGCAGGAGAAATTGCACCAATCGACCACAGATGGAATCAGCATGGCCTTGGTGGTGATAATCTGAGTGGTAATTGTAGGCAACTGCATCCTGGTCCAGTTAGCCTGTTGCATTGGAGTGGAAAAGGCAAGCCCTGGATCAGGCTGGACTCTGGCAAGCCTTGCCCACTTGACATAATCTGGTCTCAGTATGACTTGTATGGCCAATCATTGTAA